The Candidatus Bathyarchaeia archaeon genome has a segment encoding these proteins:
- a CDS encoding FtsX-like permease family protein has product MSGQTESGIGEVGSIKFPISDAFKYCLESIRKRFTRTMITSLSVLLSIAFLVSLLTMGEILSRPEIGGAPQQYQIWVAIIALLVCGVGIVNSMLMSVTERYKEIGTIKCLGATDSAVLEIFLIEALLLGIIGGAIGAVVGWVSAVVIYYIQYGPLVFFEGAIVRYATIIGMAIGVAALISVVAAAYPSIYAARLKPAEALRYEV; this is encoded by the coding sequence ATGAGCGGGCAGACTGAATCTGGAATAGGTGAGGTTGGAAGCATAAAGTTTCCGATAAGCGATGCATTCAAGTATTGTCTTGAAAGCATCAGGAAGCGTTTTACAAGAACCATGATAACCTCGCTCTCAGTCTTATTAAGCATCGCTTTTCTTGTGTCGCTATTAACTATGGGAGAAATACTCTCTAGGCCCGAGATCGGCGGGGCCCCTCAACAGTACCAGATATGGGTAGCTATTATAGCCCTACTTGTCTGCGGAGTTGGAATAGTGAACTCTATGCTGATGTCGGTGACCGAACGCTACAAGGAAATAGGCACCATAAAATGTTTGGGTGCAACTGATAGCGCTGTTCTAGAAATATTCCTTATAGAGGCTTTACTGCTAGGTATAATAGGCGGCGCCATCGGCGCAGTGGTCGGCTGGGTTTCTGCAGTAGTCATCTATTATATTCAATATGGGCCTCTAGTATTCTTTGAAGGAGCCATAGTTAGATATGCAACCATTATTGGAATGGCTATTGGAGTAGCTGCCTTAATAAGCGTTGTCGCCGCAGCCTACCCATCCATATATGCAGCTAGGTTAAAGCCAGCTGAAGCCCTCAGATATGAAGTTTAG
- the cofD gene encoding 2-phospho-L-lactate transferase encodes MITALAGGVGAAKFLSGLVKIIPEEDLTVIVNTGDDIELFGLHISPDLDIVAYTLAGIVDEEKGWGIRGDTFHCLEMLRRYGYETWFNLGDRDLATHIHRTILLKSGLKLSQATRKICESLGLKVNILPMTDDRFETWIETEAGLMHFQEYLVKRGAKDRVLGVKYVGAENASPAEGVIESILKSELVIVCPSNPIVSIGTILSVKGVREALRKSRARKIAISPIVSGAPIKGPADKLMSGLGLEVSAFSAAYLYRDFLDVFVLDQLDVREKDRIEGLGIKVILTNTIMRTLEDKISLAKTVLKAF; translated from the coding sequence ATGATAACGGCTTTAGCTGGCGGGGTTGGCGCCGCGAAATTTCTTTCTGGTCTTGTTAAAATTATTCCTGAGGAAGATCTAACGGTTATCGTTAATACAGGGGACGACATAGAGCTTTTTGGACTACATATTTCGCCGGATCTAGACATAGTCGCCTATACTTTAGCTGGCATAGTGGATGAGGAGAAGGGTTGGGGAATAAGAGGTGACACGTTTCACTGTTTAGAGATGCTGCGGAGATACGGATACGAGACATGGTTCAATCTAGGCGACAGAGACCTAGCGACACATATTCATAGAACGATTCTCTTAAAAAGCGGTCTAAAGCTCTCTCAGGCAACTAGGAAGATATGTGAAAGTTTAGGTTTAAAGGTTAATATTCTCCCAATGACCGATGATAGGTTTGAGACCTGGATCGAGACTGAAGCCGGGTTAATGCATTTTCAGGAATATTTGGTTAAGAGGGGGGCTAAGGACAGGGTTTTAGGCGTAAAATATGTTGGTGCGGAAAACGCGAGTCCAGCGGAAGGGGTTATCGAGTCTATATTGAAAAGCGAATTAGTGATTGTTTGTCCAAGCAACCCGATTGTAAGCATAGGCACAATATTGTCAGTTAAGGGCGTGAGAGAAGCGTTAAGAAAAAGCCGGGCGCGTAAAATTGCTATAAGCCCTATAGTTTCCGGAGCGCCGATAAAAGGTCCGGCCGATAAGTTGATGAGCGGGCTTGGCTTAGAGGTATCGGCTTTCTCGGCGGCATATTTATACAGAGACTTTCTAGACGTATTTGTGCTAGATCAATTAGACGTAAGAGAGAAAGATAGGATAGAGGGGCTTGGAATAAAAGTTATTTTGACCAATACAATAATGAGGACATTAGAGGATAAAATTAGCCTTGCGAAAACGGTTCTTAAAGCATTCTAA
- a CDS encoding nitroreductase family protein, with translation MQNFWSIIVGRRSIRIYSPETIPEETILKVIEAVRWAPSAHNAQPWRFIIVTAPDVKKRLAEAMASDWMRDLEGNGVSKEEVERLTSESIKRFSEAPVLVVAALTMRDMHKYPDRRRQRLEHLMAAQSLAAAIQNILLAAHAEGLGACWFCAPLFCQETVRRVLGMPREVEPQALITIGYPAESPEPPPRKPLKEIAFKNYWGVSL, from the coding sequence GTGCAGAACTTTTGGAGCATAATTGTAGGTAGGAGAAGCATCAGAATCTATTCGCCAGAGACTATTCCAGAGGAGACCATCCTTAAAGTCATTGAGGCTGTTAGATGGGCTCCTTCAGCCCATAATGCTCAGCCCTGGCGATTCATCATAGTGACTGCCCCTGATGTGAAGAAGCGCTTAGCTGAAGCTATGGCTTCTGATTGGATGAGGGATCTTGAGGGGAATGGTGTCTCCAAAGAAGAAGTTGAAAGGTTGACCAGCGAGTCGATTAAACGTTTTTCGGAGGCGCCAGTTTTAGTGGTTGCTGCTTTAACTATGAGGGATATGCATAAGTATCCTGATAGGCGGAGGCAGAGACTTGAGCATTTGATGGCGGCGCAGAGCTTAGCCGCCGCGATACAGAACATCCTTTTGGCCGCTCATGCTGAGGGTTTAGGCGCATGCTGGTTCTGTGCACCCTTATTCTGCCAAGAGACCGTTAGGAGGGTTTTAGGGATGCCGCGTGAGGTTGAGCCCCAGGCCCTAATAACGATCGGCTATCCGGCTGAAAGCCCTGAGCCCCCGCCTAGAAAGCCACTTAAAGAGATAGCCTTTAAGAATTATTGGGGTGTTAGCCTATGA
- a CDS encoding formylmethanofuran dehydrogenase subunit E family protein encodes MSEEKHEITSELLNEAIKFHGHLGPFLVLGLKAGLYANGVLGKDCFRTRVFVETKLSPPYSCLIDGIQVATGCTMGKRNIEVRDGNLISIKFTRDDRVLEMRLKEEVLEYLKDMRTEEDARRKALEIMRKPVNELFDFNATGL; translated from the coding sequence TTGTCTGAGGAAAAACATGAAATTACGAGCGAACTCTTAAATGAAGCCATAAAGTTTCATGGTCATCTGGGCCCATTCCTTGTGTTAGGGTTAAAGGCGGGATTATATGCTAATGGGGTTCTTGGAAAAGACTGCTTTAGGACTAGAGTTTTTGTTGAAACTAAGCTGAGCCCGCCGTACTCCTGTCTTATTGACGGGATTCAAGTTGCTACAGGTTGCACCATGGGTAAGAGAAACATTGAAGTTAGGGATGGAAATCTTATATCGATAAAGTTTACTAGAGATGATAGGGTTCTTGAGATGAGACTTAAGGAGGAAGTTCTTGAGTATTTGAAGGATATGCGTACTGAGGAGGATGCTAGACGAAAAGCCTTAGAGATTATGCGAAAGCCAGTTAATGAATTATTTGATTTTAATGCAACAGGGCTATAG
- a CDS encoding helix-turn-helix domain-containing protein: protein MAKEKYSVVVKPESRLVEIRFSSPMSFDLMEETLSQIKQYIAEDYRVRIIGYMSRDCNYVRAFMLALSLFGNEDRVIFENKARYSKAERRRSKALVKDLKSKGYSAKKIAEDLNIPLKTIYRWLAEQ from the coding sequence ATGGCTAAAGAAAAGTACTCGGTGGTAGTTAAGCCGGAGAGTCGGTTAGTGGAGATCAGGTTTTCTTCACCTATGAGCTTCGATTTAATGGAGGAAACTTTAAGTCAGATCAAACAATACATTGCTGAGGATTATAGGGTTAGGATAATCGGCTACATGAGCAGAGACTGCAACTATGTTAGAGCCTTTATGCTAGCTCTCTCGCTATTCGGTAATGAGGACCGAGTTATATTTGAAAACAAAGCGAGATACAGTAAAGCCGAGAGGAGAAGAAGTAAAGCGCTAGTGAAAGATCTTAAGAGCAAAGGTTACAGTGCAAAAAAGATAGCAGAGGATCTTAACATACCGTTGAAGACGATTTATAGGTGGCTCGCTGAGCAATAA
- a CDS encoding ADP-ribosylglycohydrolase family protein, producing MRLRISRKTYWDKVYGCWLGKNAGGTVGGPLEALYGREEMFDVWWYPKLVEGGVPNDDLEIQLVWLQALRDRGVNLTARELAEYWLDCIIYNYDEYGLHKMNLKLGLQPPVSGWYNNWFKNCMGSPIRSEIWACIAPGAPNIAARYAYQDAICDHAGGESVYGEVFNAVVESAAFIISDRVKLVNMGLAAIPEDSLTHKAVRTALEAYLNGLDWKEAREKVKGAVYSPIAQYSPINLGFQTIGLLYGEDFGDAICKAVNCGWDTDCTGATVGAIWGIICGGSDLPEKWVKPLGDRVVVSEGIKNIHVPRTLGELTDEVCGIGEKILSSFNAPIEVSETDDFANAERVLNPLIDEIKNLWDLPPNTIDYDLVSVKASVTYVDRPAVLPYEKSCFLVTVKNMMLTPVSGSMEVYTPRGWILEPNTPQQITLKAKEQASFKFSVTAPAAHINPSNECIVKIVLENRPRLMCIPVVFTGGFRWLVSEVFREPLSLEACFPPEKDLNLYEVGEGWKAVSWPENSLEVEGFFMGKPGIIYLRHFIYSPNDRRVVIGVPNNSRMRLWLNGKMIHETVKPVPLRPNYGGDGSNYTAADLKSGWNHIMIKLLRGEQPLKAHFTIADSKWHSGLADLVRCKLPWES from the coding sequence ATGAGGTTACGGATTAGTAGGAAAACCTACTGGGATAAAGTTTACGGCTGCTGGCTGGGTAAGAACGCTGGCGGAACAGTTGGGGGGCCTCTAGAAGCCCTTTATGGGCGGGAGGAGATGTTCGATGTTTGGTGGTATCCTAAGCTTGTTGAGGGCGGAGTACCTAATGATGACTTGGAGATTCAGCTTGTCTGGCTTCAGGCGCTCAGAGACCGCGGGGTTAACTTGACTGCGCGAGAGTTGGCTGAATATTGGCTTGACTGCATAATCTACAATTATGATGAGTACGGCTTACATAAGATGAACTTGAAGCTTGGTTTGCAGCCTCCTGTTTCAGGCTGGTATAATAATTGGTTTAAGAATTGCATGGGCAGCCCGATAAGGTCGGAGATATGGGCTTGCATAGCGCCGGGAGCGCCTAACATAGCCGCTAGATATGCGTATCAAGATGCTATATGTGATCATGCTGGAGGTGAATCAGTTTACGGCGAAGTATTTAACGCTGTTGTTGAATCGGCGGCCTTTATTATAAGCGACCGGGTTAAGCTGGTGAATATGGGTTTAGCGGCCATTCCTGAAGACTCCCTGACTCATAAAGCCGTAAGAACGGCGCTAGAAGCCTACTTAAACGGATTAGACTGGAAGGAGGCGCGCGAGAAAGTTAAAGGAGCAGTTTACAGCCCCATAGCCCAATACTCTCCCATAAACTTAGGCTTCCAAACAATCGGCTTGCTTTATGGGGAGGATTTCGGGGACGCTATTTGTAAGGCTGTGAATTGCGGGTGGGATACTGACTGCACCGGGGCAACTGTGGGCGCAATATGGGGAATAATTTGCGGCGGAAGCGATCTTCCTGAAAAATGGGTTAAACCTTTGGGCGATAGAGTTGTGGTTAGCGAGGGGATAAAAAATATACATGTTCCAAGAACACTCGGAGAGCTAACGGACGAAGTATGCGGCATAGGCGAAAAGATCTTATCCAGCTTTAACGCTCCAATTGAAGTTTCCGAAACTGATGACTTTGCAAACGCGGAGAGGGTTCTCAACCCCTTAATCGATGAGATTAAAAACCTTTGGGATCTGCCGCCTAACACTATTGACTATGATTTGGTGAGCGTAAAGGCTTCAGTAACATACGTAGATAGACCAGCCGTTCTTCCCTATGAAAAAAGCTGTTTCCTAGTGACCGTTAAAAACATGATGTTAACGCCGGTATCTGGCAGCATGGAGGTTTATACACCGAGAGGATGGATTTTGGAGCCGAATACTCCACAGCAAATAACGCTGAAGGCAAAAGAGCAAGCGTCCTTCAAGTTTTCGGTTACTGCCCCAGCAGCCCACATAAACCCCTCAAATGAATGCATAGTTAAAATAGTGTTAGAGAATAGGCCGAGGCTTATGTGCATCCCGGTGGTCTTTACCGGAGGCTTCCGTTGGCTTGTCTCCGAGGTCTTTCGCGAACCCCTATCCCTAGAGGCGTGTTTCCCGCCTGAAAAGGATTTAAACCTCTACGAGGTCGGCGAAGGATGGAAGGCGGTTTCATGGCCTGAAAACTCGCTTGAGGTTGAGGGCTTCTTCATGGGGAAGCCTGGAATAATATATCTGAGACATTTTATTTATTCGCCAAACGATAGAAGGGTAGTGATCGGTGTGCCGAACAATAGCCGAATGAGACTTTGGCTTAACGGCAAGATGATTCATGAGACAGTTAAACCAGTTCCCTTAAGGCCGAATTATGGCGGCGATGGCTCAAACTACACGGCGGCAGACCTTAAAAGCGGCTGGAATCACATTATGATTAAGCTTCTGCGCGGCGAACAGCCTTTAAAGGCCCATTTCACCATAGCTGACAGCAAGTGGCATAGTGGATTAGCTGATTTGGTTCGCTGCAAGCTTCCATGGGAATCCTAA
- the pyrH gene encoding UMP kinase, with the protein MRIIIRIGGSVAASPPNPELIRRYAELIVELRRKGHEVAAVIGGGKLAREFISLGRELGLSEQEQDELAISVSRLFAQALAMKIGGYSWRRVPETVEEAAKVLGERGITVMGGIKPGMTTDTVAALLASEVGANLIVKATDQEGVYTRDPRKYADAKKLDEVSFDELEKILTESKHQAGIHQIIDPEAVRILREKRIKTIVVNGFKPENILLAISGVSVGTVIQ; encoded by the coding sequence ATGAGGATAATTATAAGGATTGGTGGTTCGGTTGCGGCTTCGCCGCCAAACCCAGAGCTAATCCGCAGGTATGCTGAGCTAATAGTGGAGCTAAGGAGAAAAGGGCACGAGGTTGCCGCCGTTATTGGTGGGGGCAAATTGGCTCGGGAGTTCATAAGCTTGGGGCGCGAGTTAGGTTTGTCTGAGCAAGAGCAGGATGAGCTGGCGATATCGGTTTCAAGGCTCTTTGCTCAGGCATTAGCTATGAAGATTGGTGGGTACTCGTGGAGGAGAGTGCCTGAAACAGTTGAGGAAGCTGCGAAAGTTTTGGGTGAGAGGGGGATAACTGTTATGGGCGGCATCAAGCCGGGCATGACGACGGACACCGTGGCCGCTCTGCTAGCTTCAGAGGTTGGGGCAAACCTCATTGTTAAAGCGACCGACCAAGAAGGCGTATATACGCGAGACCCGCGAAAATACGCGGATGCCAAGAAACTGGACGAGGTGAGCTTTGATGAGCTGGAGAAAATATTGACCGAATCTAAGCATCAAGCTGGCATACATCAGATAATTGATCCGGAAGCCGTCCGCATATTGAGGGAGAAACGCATAAAAACTATTGTTGTTAATGGTTTTAAGCCGGAAAACATATTGTTGGCTATCAGCGGTGTGAGCGTCGGAACAGTAATCCAATGA
- a CDS encoding MBL fold metallo-hydrolase, with translation MLELVFLGSGGGRFATITQKRRTGGIRVISEQGNVNIHIDPGPGALVYSLEMGLDPQKIRAIFVSHSHLDHANDAEPLIEAMSEGTIKKRGVLVAARSVLKGNEVCENSISRYHQAMPERVIEAVVGESFEVSGINVTVCKAVHSDPDTVGFRFEVKGFGGFAYMPDSEYFSDVSKFYSGLRLLILSVLRPTGQPWEGHMTTDDAIKIVEETRPEMALITHFGMQMILKGPEKEAELMEKRTGVPTRAAFDGMRVVLGKEIILSGKSRKGRDLSSFLQP, from the coding sequence ATGTTAGAGCTTGTTTTTCTTGGGAGTGGAGGCGGACGTTTTGCGACAATAACTCAGAAGAGGAGAACTGGAGGAATAAGGGTTATTTCAGAGCAGGGCAACGTCAATATACATATTGATCCAGGCCCTGGTGCACTCGTCTACTCGCTGGAAATGGGTTTAGATCCGCAGAAAATTAGAGCTATATTTGTCTCGCACTCGCATCTCGATCATGCGAATGATGCTGAGCCGCTTATAGAGGCCATGAGTGAGGGGACCATTAAGAAGCGCGGTGTTCTAGTGGCCGCCCGCAGCGTCTTAAAGGGTAATGAGGTCTGCGAGAACTCCATATCGAGGTATCATCAAGCTATGCCTGAAAGGGTTATAGAGGCCGTGGTTGGCGAATCATTTGAGGTCAGCGGGATAAATGTTACTGTATGTAAAGCTGTCCACTCTGATCCTGACACGGTCGGTTTTCGCTTTGAAGTTAAGGGGTTCGGCGGCTTCGCTTATATGCCCGACTCAGAATACTTTAGCGACGTATCAAAGTTTTACAGCGGGTTGAGGCTGCTTATACTTTCCGTCTTAAGGCCGACCGGTCAACCTTGGGAGGGGCATATGACAACCGATGACGCCATAAAAATAGTTGAGGAGACCCGTCCGGAAATGGCTTTAATAACTCATTTCGGGATGCAAATGATACTTAAGGGGCCTGAAAAAGAAGCTGAGCTAATGGAGAAGAGGACTGGTGTGCCGACTAGGGCAGCCTTCGACGGGATGAGAGTAGTCTTGGGAAAAGAGATAATTTTAAGCGGGAAATCTAGAAAAGGAAGAGATTTAAGCAGCTTTCTGCAGCCCTAA
- a CDS encoding valine--tRNA ligase yields MSGEENIEFKPRIKDKTWDPAKEAILFRKWQEDGIYRFDETSHKEVFSIDTPPPYVNTPVHIGQAYTYVWMDIFARYKRMTGYNVLFPIGLDKNGLPIEVQAEKTFGIVMHETPREEFIAKCKQLLQESGETSLETFKRLGLSCNSWDLEYRVGGRYETDDPEYRRLTQETFIEFWKRGLIYEDEKATNYCPVCRTTISDAEVEYEEEEALLNYIKFRVQETNEEILIATTRPELLCSCRIILFNPSDERYQHLKGKHAIVPIYGHVVEIIPHPYAKPEFGSGLVMICSFGDYSDVRILRELDLKPIFAINEKGEMNENAGKYAGLKVEEARKRIVEDLKAEGLLVKQEKIIQRRPVCWRSKNPIEFVQMRELYLKQVEFKDEIFKLAHQMRFFAPESKQILIDWVNSIDIDWVISRRRYYGTEIPLWYCKSCGYTYVPEPGRYYQPWREPPPIDKCPKCGGREFHGEERTFDTWFDSATSEVYILGYLWNKEFFNRNFPCSLRPQGKEIVRNWLYFAVLKSFLLFGKEPFRNVWIHMHVVDEQGRKMSKSAGNVIDPQDVIRMFGSEAFRIWTALEGNITKGDIRCSFERIRGTSKFLTKLWNIARFISSFPQVSEDYDLAPLDRMILARLNELISECRKGYEDMNAFQAGTAIRTFTWNIFADHYIEAVKSRAYNRDRLFNPRLQRGAWYTLHKCLETILKLLAPICPFITEAIWLELYSNRSIHVQCFPEERDEWKDSILALLPKFMDFNNAIWQYKKKNNIALNQEINGIVYAPADLKPFEEDLKAMHKIGALIFGKPETEAAEKISEEVFIVKA; encoded by the coding sequence ATGAGTGGAGAGGAGAATATAGAGTTTAAACCTAGAATAAAGGATAAGACTTGGGATCCGGCTAAAGAGGCTATTTTGTTTAGGAAGTGGCAGGAGGACGGGATATACAGGTTTGATGAGACCTCTCATAAAGAGGTTTTTAGCATTGACACCCCACCCCCATATGTGAATACTCCGGTTCACATAGGGCAAGCATACACGTACGTCTGGATGGATATATTTGCGCGGTACAAGCGTATGACGGGATACAATGTGCTCTTTCCAATAGGCTTAGATAAAAACGGTCTGCCAATAGAGGTTCAAGCCGAGAAAACCTTCGGCATAGTTATGCACGAAACCCCTAGAGAAGAATTCATCGCGAAATGTAAGCAGCTACTCCAAGAGAGCGGCGAGACTTCGCTAGAAACATTTAAGCGCCTAGGTTTAAGCTGCAACTCATGGGATCTTGAGTATAGGGTTGGGGGCAGATATGAAACTGACGATCCAGAATATAGGCGCTTAACGCAGGAAACGTTCATAGAGTTCTGGAAGAGAGGTTTAATCTATGAGGATGAGAAGGCCACAAACTACTGCCCGGTTTGCCGCACAACGATATCTGACGCTGAAGTAGAATACGAGGAGGAGGAAGCCCTATTAAACTACATAAAATTTAGGGTTCAGGAGACCAACGAAGAAATACTGATAGCTACGACTAGACCAGAACTGCTATGTTCATGCCGCATAATCCTCTTCAATCCTTCTGATGAACGCTACCAGCATCTTAAGGGGAAACATGCTATTGTCCCAATATATGGACATGTTGTCGAGATTATTCCGCATCCATACGCTAAGCCGGAGTTCGGCTCAGGCCTAGTCATGATATGCAGTTTCGGCGACTACAGCGACGTTAGAATACTTAGAGAACTAGACCTTAAACCTATATTCGCCATAAACGAAAAGGGTGAGATGAACGAGAACGCTGGTAAGTATGCTGGCTTAAAGGTTGAGGAGGCAAGAAAGCGTATAGTAGAGGATCTTAAGGCTGAGGGCTTACTCGTCAAGCAGGAGAAGATTATTCAGCGTAGACCTGTCTGCTGGAGGTCAAAGAACCCCATCGAGTTCGTCCAAATGAGGGAGCTCTATTTAAAGCAGGTTGAGTTTAAGGATGAGATATTTAAGCTCGCCCATCAAATGCGTTTCTTCGCGCCGGAAAGTAAGCAGATACTTATCGACTGGGTCAACTCCATCGATATAGACTGGGTCATATCTAGGCGGAGATATTATGGGACCGAGATACCTTTATGGTACTGTAAGAGCTGCGGCTACACCTATGTGCCTGAACCCGGAAGATACTATCAGCCTTGGAGAGAGCCGCCGCCAATAGATAAATGTCCAAAGTGCGGTGGGAGAGAGTTCCACGGCGAAGAACGGACATTTGACACGTGGTTTGACTCAGCAACCTCAGAAGTCTACATACTCGGCTACCTGTGGAATAAAGAGTTCTTTAATAGAAACTTTCCATGCTCGCTTAGACCGCAGGGGAAGGAGATTGTTAGAAATTGGCTCTACTTCGCTGTCTTAAAGTCTTTTCTACTCTTTGGGAAAGAGCCCTTCAGAAACGTTTGGATACATATGCATGTGGTTGATGAGCAGGGTAGAAAGATGAGTAAGAGCGCTGGAAACGTTATTGACCCGCAAGATGTTATAAGGATGTTTGGCAGCGAAGCCTTTAGAATATGGACTGCGCTTGAGGGAAACATAACTAAGGGTGACATAAGATGCTCCTTTGAGCGAATACGCGGAACCTCAAAGTTTCTTACGAAGCTATGGAATATTGCCAGATTCATATCGTCCTTCCCACAGGTAAGCGAAGACTACGATCTTGCGCCGCTTGACAGAATGATTTTGGCTAGGCTAAATGAACTTATATCTGAGTGCCGAAAGGGATACGAGGATATGAACGCCTTCCAAGCTGGCACCGCGATAAGGACATTCACATGGAATATTTTTGCGGATCACTACATTGAGGCTGTTAAGTCTAGGGCTTATAATCGAGACCGCCTTTTTAACCCAAGGCTTCAGCGCGGCGCATGGTACACGCTCCACAAATGCTTGGAGACGATTCTTAAGCTTCTGGCGCCAATATGTCCATTTATAACGGAGGCTATCTGGCTCGAACTATACTCAAATAGGAGCATACATGTCCAATGTTTCCCAGAAGAAAGAGATGAATGGAAGGACAGCATCCTCGCCCTGCTGCCTAAATTCATGGACTTCAATAACGCAATATGGCAATACAAGAAGAAAAATAATATTGCTTTAAACCAAGAGATTAACGGTATAGTCTACGCGCCAGCCGACCTAAAGCCATTTGAAGAAGACTTGAAAGCCATGCATAAAATTGGAGCCTTAATATTCGGTAAGCCGGAAACCGAGGCGGCTGAAAAAATCTCTGAGGAAGTCTTTATAGTGAAAGCTTAG
- a CDS encoding polymer-forming cytoskeletal protein → MLGDIKVPRGETVFLDVVEGSLYVAEDATVKAKEGLQKIAVLGMIQCYGNCAFDCSVSSAMLRGKDCEITVRGDLFVEGAVKVKDGSLFVEGNVKAKDIEVDRELRVRGNLNAGDIEVGGKLDVGGDINADRIDVGGTFESYGNVNAKTINVGGTVKIAGSTISNLLDIGGFFYGKGTVKVDKIRVGGKFHAESEVFSERLDVGGAAEIAGGEIRDKIDVGGAFYSNRPLAFKSIDVGGSVKLTGASRGEKIDVGGTLTVDGDLIFNEIDVGGSVLISGSAEGVKISVGGKLKVEGSFKLSGELDVGGIVEVNEVLEAEAIDVGGSLKAQLVKAVGPVDVGGEIATKEGLRAESVRIGKRGRIRGPVVAREVRIGERAEVEDIYTDTLIMEERAVARNIYVRKAYLERGCRIVGELQYTEELKSEENVYFAREPKKVDSLPAPPI, encoded by the coding sequence ATGTTGGGCGACATTAAAGTTCCGCGGGGAGAAACGGTTTTCTTGGATGTTGTTGAGGGGAGTTTATATGTGGCTGAAGATGCAACGGTTAAAGCTAAAGAAGGTCTTCAAAAGATCGCTGTCTTAGGGATGATTCAATGTTATGGTAACTGTGCATTCGACTGCAGCGTATCCTCAGCCATGTTGAGGGGCAAAGATTGTGAGATAACTGTTAGGGGAGATTTATTTGTCGAAGGGGCTGTAAAAGTCAAGGACGGCTCGCTCTTCGTGGAAGGTAATGTAAAGGCAAAAGATATTGAAGTCGACAGAGAGCTGAGGGTTAGAGGAAACTTGAATGCCGGGGATATTGAAGTTGGCGGAAAACTTGATGTAGGCGGAGACATTAACGCTGATAGAATTGATGTTGGTGGAACATTTGAATCCTATGGGAATGTGAACGCAAAAACCATAAATGTTGGCGGCACGGTTAAAATAGCCGGCTCAACCATCAGCAATCTACTGGATATAGGCGGATTTTTCTATGGGAAAGGCACCGTTAAAGTGGATAAAATTAGGGTTGGTGGAAAGTTCCACGCTGAATCGGAGGTTTTCTCAGAGCGCTTAGATGTTGGCGGAGCAGCTGAAATCGCTGGTGGAGAAATAAGAGACAAGATTGATGTTGGTGGGGCGTTCTACTCGAACAGACCATTAGCCTTTAAGTCTATCGATGTTGGTGGAAGCGTGAAGTTAACCGGAGCATCTAGGGGAGAGAAAATCGATGTCGGCGGAACGCTGACCGTAGATGGAGACTTAATTTTCAATGAGATAGATGTAGGCGGATCAGTCCTAATATCCGGTAGCGCAGAAGGCGTTAAGATAAGCGTTGGCGGAAAATTAAAGGTTGAAGGAAGCTTTAAGTTATCAGGCGAACTGGATGTTGGCGGAATTGTGGAGGTAAACGAAGTCTTAGAGGCAGAAGCCATAGATGTTGGCGGAAGCCTAAAGGCTCAGCTTGTAAAAGCTGTCGGCCCCGTGGATGTTGGTGGAGAGATCGCCACTAAAGAGGGTTTAAGGGCTGAGAGTGTTCGGATAGGTAAGAGGGGCAGAATACGCGGGCCAGTTGTAGCTAGGGAAGTACGAATTGGTGAGAGGGCTGAAGTAGAGGACATTTATACGGATACTTTAATCATGGAGGAGAGGGCAGTTGCGAGAAACATATATGTTAGGAAAGCATATTTGGAGAGGGGCTGCAGAATCGTGGGCGAGCTCCAGTACACTGAGGAATTGAAAAGTGAGGAAAACGTCTATTTCGCTAGGGAACCCAAGAAGGTAGACTCCCTACCAGCCCCACCAATCTAG
- a CDS encoding winged helix-turn-helix domain-containing protein: MKKRTRYEIYFDVLDAVRRKGAITITRLSYSVQLPVDRTKRVVNFLVSRGLLREENVGDRKVYRLTERGGAFLEALKTVRKFIG, encoded by the coding sequence TTGAAAAAGAGAACGAGATATGAAATTTATTTTGATGTGTTAGACGCTGTTAGGAGAAAGGGCGCTATAACGATAACGAGGCTATCTTATAGCGTGCAGTTACCAGTCGATAGGACAAAGCGCGTAGTTAACTTTCTAGTTTCAAGGGGTTTATTAAGGGAAGAGAACGTTGGCGATAGGAAAGTTTACAGGTTGACTGAGAGGGGCGGGGCTTTTCTAGAAGCCTTAAAAACTGTTAGAAAGTTTATTGGTTAG